In the Solanum pennellii chromosome 5, SPENNV200 genome, one interval contains:
- the LOC107019790 gene encoding agamous-like MADS-box protein AGL90, protein MTKNSDELGNEKKARDIADLFKTAKELSILCGILISIIIFNPGEFVPTMWPNEFEAKTILTRYLGFSEDERRKKLVEHETYLAKKLIDRKLIIEEKMRRNEENKLNFMFKQLYDRKVKISELKLDAKEIRGLLKLSAATRAQLDERKKQFDQQAQNFQPASLLCNFDSTTKNEMDYSDFNVDTSLSLSSGRGIKRGRND, encoded by the coding sequence ATGACTAAAAATTCAGATGAATTGGGAAATGAAAAGAAAGCAAGAGACATAGCTGATTTGTTCAAAacagcaaaagaattatcaattttaTGTGGAATActtatttcaataattatttttaatcctGGAGAATTTGTTCCTACTATGTGGCCAAATGAATTTGAGGCTAAGACTATACTCACAAGGTATTTAGGTTTCTCCGAAGATGAAAGGCGAAAAAAGTTAGTTGAACACGAGACTTATCTggcaaaaaaattgattgatcGGAAACTAATTATTGAagaaaaaatgagaagaaacgaggaaaataaattgaatttcatgTTCAAACAATTATATGACAGAAAGGTTAAAATATCTGAACTTAAACTTGATGCGAAGGAAATAAGAGGACTGTTAAAGTTGTCCGCTGCTACAAGGGCTCaacttgatgaaaggaagaaACAATTTGATCAACAAgctcaaaattttcaacctGCATCGCTTCTCTGTAATTTCGATTCGACAACAAAGAATGAGATGGATTATAGCGATTTTAATGTTGATACATCGTTGAGTTTGTCAAGTGGAAGAGGTATTAAACGTGGACGAAATGATTga
- the LOC107018775 gene encoding uncharacterized protein LOC107018775, which produces MSLTEFAMVEELAFLIKDNLPCKHLILSMEETLVNFLLDDTSSDGILELEPTNPYNRLLLHRLADIFGFSHQSVGEGEERHLVLERCSDTSIPSILITDLLWQYDELQSPRTVDVIYRRKESSEGSKVEDTPIPIINLSLEEREEAYMAARKRIFSVDQGETRQCMKDRPQKDPTVARRMIAHALGQRTRPANLEIQHANAEQCEEQSKDVNIPYKEEGLTNLGKQTCTEVKTPPTKYPGSGGKPKNNTSNGSRSPHMKKNTPKNIDGTGSSTPVKTDVKVHKDSIREEHIGAAKRIFANALGFAREGNLK; this is translated from the exons ATGAGTCTTACGGAATTCGCTATG GTAGAGGAACTGGCCTTTCTTATCAAAGATAATCTTCCTTGCAAGCATCTTATCCTATCTATGGAGGAGACCCTAGTCAATTTCCTTCTCGATGATACCAG TTCTGATGGAATCTTGGAGCTTGAACCAACAAATCCATATAACCGCCTTCTCTTACATCGTCTGGCTGATATTTTTGG GTTttctcatcaatcagttggtgAAGGGGAAGAACGGCACTTGGTCTTGGAGCGTTGCTCAGATACATCAAT ACCTTCCATTCTCATTACTGATCTCCTTTGGCAGTATGACGAACTCCAATCTCCAAGGACTGTAGATGTGATatatagaagaaaagaaagttcAGAAG GGTCAAAGGTAGAAGACACACCAATACCAATCATTAACCTTTCGCTTGAGGAGAGGGAAGAAGCTTATATGGCTGCCCGGAAACGGATTTTTTCTGTTGATCAAGGCGAGACTAGACAATGTATGAAGGATAGACCTCAAAAAGATCCTACGGTTGCTCGTCGTATGATTGCACATGCACTTGGCCAAAGAACCAGGCCAGCTAACCTAGAGATCCAACATGCAAATGCTGAGCAGTGTGAAGAACAATCCAAGGATGTAAATATCCCGTATAAGGAAGAAGGACTGACAAATTTGGGCAAGCAGACTTGTACAGAGGTTAAAACTCCCCCTACAAAATATCCAGGTTCAGGTGGTAAGCCCAAAAACAACACATCAAATGGCAGTAGATCACCACATATGAAGAAGAACACACCTAAAAACATCGATGGAACAGGTTCATCGACACCAGTGAAAACAGACGTGAAGGTTCACAAAGATAGTATTCGTGAAGAACATATTGGTGCTGCTAAGAGAATATTTGCCAATGCTCTAGGATTTGCAAGAGAAGGGAATCTGAAATAA